From Pseudomonas sp. StFLB209, a single genomic window includes:
- a CDS encoding circularly permuted type 2 ATP-grasp protein: MIRNFYDEMYDAGGQVRPHYREFARWLGNTPPELLAQRRREADLLFHRAGITFTLYGDEQGTERLIPFDTIPRSIPATEWRIVERGCIQRVKALNMFLADLYHEQRIIKAGIVPAEQVLANEQYQLAMQGLNLHRDLYSHISGVDLVRDSDGTYYVLEDNLRTPSGVSYMLEDRKMMMRLFPELFAAQRIAPIDHYPNLLLDTLKSASPLDNPRVVVLTPGRFNSAFFEHAFLAREMGVELVEGADLFVRDDRVYMRTTSGPRPVDVIYRRLDDAFLDPLAFRPDSVLGVPGLLAAYRSGNVVLANAVGTGVADDKSVYPYVTDMIRFYLDEEPILMNVPTWQCRKPEELSHVLANLKDLVVKETQGSGGYGMLVGPAATAAEIEAFRARLIARPHAYIAQPTLSLSTCPTFVENGIAPRHIDLRPFVLSGRETRVVPGGLTRVALREGSLVVNSSQGGGTKDTWVVED; this comes from the coding sequence ATGATCCGCAACTTTTACGATGAGATGTACGATGCTGGCGGGCAGGTTCGCCCGCATTACCGGGAGTTTGCCCGGTGGTTGGGAAATACGCCGCCTGAGCTGTTGGCTCAGCGGCGTCGCGAGGCCGATCTGCTGTTTCATCGTGCCGGAATTACCTTCACGCTCTATGGCGACGAGCAGGGCACCGAGAGGTTGATTCCTTTCGATACCATCCCGCGCAGCATTCCGGCCACTGAGTGGCGGATTGTCGAGCGCGGCTGTATTCAGCGAGTCAAAGCGCTGAACATGTTTCTGGCCGACCTGTATCACGAGCAACGGATCATCAAGGCCGGGATCGTGCCTGCCGAACAGGTACTTGCCAATGAGCAGTACCAGTTGGCAATGCAGGGGTTGAACCTGCACCGCGATCTGTATTCGCATATTTCCGGCGTGGACCTGGTGCGCGACAGTGACGGCACTTATTACGTGCTCGAAGACAACCTGCGCACCCCCAGCGGTGTGAGCTACATGCTCGAAGACCGCAAGATGATGATGCGCCTGTTTCCCGAGCTGTTTGCGGCGCAGCGCATCGCGCCGATCGATCATTACCCGAACCTGTTGCTCGATACCCTGAAAAGTGCCAGCCCGCTGGATAACCCCAGAGTCGTCGTGCTGACGCCGGGGCGCTTCAACAGCGCATTTTTCGAGCATGCGTTCCTGGCGCGGGAAATGGGCGTCGAGCTGGTAGAGGGGGCTGACCTGTTCGTGCGTGATGACCGGGTCTATATGCGCACCACTTCCGGTCCGCGGCCGGTCGACGTGATCTACCGACGTCTGGACGATGCATTTCTCGACCCGCTGGCGTTCAGGCCTGATTCGGTGCTGGGTGTTCCGGGCCTGCTGGCAGCCTACCGCAGCGGCAACGTGGTGCTGGCGAACGCGGTGGGTACCGGCGTTGCCGATGACAAGTCGGTTTACCCGTATGTGACCGACATGATCCGCTTCTATCTTGATGAAGAGCCGATCCTGATGAACGTGCCAACCTGGCAGTGCCGCAAGCCTGAGGAGTTGTCTCACGTGCTGGCCAATCTGAAAGATCTGGTGGTCAAGGAAACCCAAGGCTCCGGCGGCTACGGCATGCTGGTCGGCCCGGCGGCAACGGCAGCCGAGATCGAAGCCTTCCGGGCCCGCCTGATTGCCCGGCCACATGCGTATATCGCCCAACCCACCCTGTCCCTGTCGACCTGTCCGACTTTCGTCGAGAACGGCATCGCCCCGCGACACATTGATCTGCGCCCCTTTGTCTTGTCTGGCCGCGAAACTCGCGTAGTGCCCGGCGGGCTCACCCGTGTGGCCCTGCGTGAAGGCTCGCTGGTGGTGAACTCGTCTCAGGGCGGCGGAACCAAGGACACCTGGGTGGTCGAGGATTAA
- a CDS encoding alpha-E domain-containing protein, producing MLSRTASDLFWMSRYLERVENLARMLDVSYSLSLMPQDGRGDGLDEIAMPLLITGTLDAYRERHGERHAERMLHFFALDASNPASIYSCLGAARACAHAVRGRITADMWENINSTWLEIRDIAQQGLNRYGMSRFCEWVRERAHLFRGATYGTIMRNDAFSFIRLGTFIERADNTLRMLDARYEMLELRGSHVKAAADSSAAGYYQWSALLRALSCFEAYTELYREAPGARHVAELLLLRADTPRSLLACLEELDEVLSSLPGINGRPAQRMAAELHARLRFTGIDEVLEAGLHAWLNDFIPLVADLGDAIHTSYLEAA from the coding sequence ATGTTGAGTAGAACTGCCTCTGATCTGTTCTGGATGTCACGTTACCTGGAGCGGGTTGAAAACCTCGCACGGATGCTTGATGTCAGTTACTCGTTGTCATTGATGCCCCAGGACGGGCGTGGTGACGGCCTGGATGAAATCGCCATGCCGCTGTTGATCACCGGCACCCTGGATGCCTATCGAGAGCGTCATGGCGAACGGCATGCCGAACGCATGCTGCACTTCTTTGCTCTGGATGCCAGCAACCCGGCCAGTATCTACAGTTGCCTGGGTGCCGCACGGGCCTGTGCCCACGCGGTACGCGGGCGAATTACCGCTGATATGTGGGAGAACATCAACTCCACCTGGCTGGAAATCCGCGACATCGCCCAGCAGGGCCTGAACCGCTATGGCATGAGCCGCTTTTGCGAGTGGGTCAGGGAGCGTGCCCATCTGTTTCGCGGTGCAACCTACGGCACCATCATGCGCAACGATGCCTTCAGCTTCATTCGCCTGGGGACATTCATCGAGCGTGCCGACAACACTCTGCGCATGCTCGATGCGCGCTACGAGATGCTCGAGCTGCGTGGTTCGCATGTGAAAGCGGCGGCTGACAGCTCTGCTGCCGGCTATTACCAATGGAGTGCGTTGCTGCGTGCCTTGTCGTGCTTCGAGGCCTACACCGAGCTCTATCGCGAGGCGCCTGGAGCCCGGCATGTGGCCGAGTTGCTGTTGTTGCGCGCCGATACGCCACGTTCATTGCTGGCGTGCCTGGAAGAACTCGATGAAGTGCTTAGCAGCCTGCCCGGCATCAACGGGCGGCCCGCCCAGCGCATGGCCGCCGAGCTGCATGCGCGGTTGCGTTTCACCGGCATTGATGAGGTTCTGGAAGCAGGGCTGCATGCATGGTTGAACGACTTCATCCCTCTGGTCGCCGATCTGGGCGATGCGATCCACACTTCCTATCTGGAGGCTGCATGA